The genome window ATTACACTAACTAATAAAAAAGGTTTATCGTTAGGTATTTTAGTAGTACCATCAACATCAAATTTTACAACAGAAAAATGTGTATCATTTACTAAGTCTTGTATATTAACATTAGGTAAAAATTTTTTATTTATTTGTTTTATAGGTTGTTCAATCGATGGAACTTTTATTACATCAATGCTTTCTTCAATATGTAACTTCCTAGGTTTCCCCTTTTCTAGTCTTTCATAATCATATAATCTATAAGTTATATCGCTTGACTGTTGAATCTCCAATAAACATATGTTTTTTCCAATCCCATGAACGGTACCAGCTGGAATAAAGTAAAAGTCATCTGGTTTTACTTTAACTTTCTTTAGTAATTTATTCCAATGTCCCTTTTTAATCATTTCTCTTAGTTCATCTTTGCTTTTTGCGTTGTGCCCTAAAATTAACTCAGAGTTTTTATCACAATCAAGAATATACCAACATTCTGTTTTCCCAAACTTTTCATTAGTATGTTTTTTTGCATAATCAT of Anaerobranca gottschalkii DSM 13577 contains these proteins:
- the manA gene encoding mannose-6-phosphate isomerase, class I, translating into MYSEQFIFLNNVRHNKIWGFEDWVISAHPNGDCKIREGKYKDKTLSWLWANERHLFGNIEQDKFPLLVKEITTNLDLSIQVHPDDDYAKKHTNEKFGKTECWYILDCDKNSELILGHNAKSKDELREMIKKGHWNKLLKKVKVKPDDFYFIPAGTVHGIGKNICLLEIQQSSDITYRLYDYERLEKGKPRKLHIEESIDVIKVPSIEQPIKQINKKFLPNVNIQDLVNDTHFSVVKFDVDGTTKIPNDKPFLLVSVIKGKGTINDERKITKGDHFIVLNQCKEFIINGKLQLIISHY